Proteins encoded by one window of Ruminococcaceae bacterium R-25:
- a CDS encoding flavorubredoxin, with amino-acid sequence MQITNDIIYVGVNDHKIDLFEGQYIVPNGMAYNSYVIKDDKIAVMDTVDKNFTHEWLDNLERALDGRKPDYLVVQHMEPDHSANIVNFVKSYPDAKIVSSSKAFAMMQNFFGTAFEDRQIVVGEGSTLELGRHTLNFVAAPMVHWPEVLMTYDSADKVLFSADGFGKFGALDVEEDWACEARRYYIGIVGKYGAQVQSVLKKAANLDIQIICPLHGPVLAENLGYYIGLYQTWSTYQQETEGIVIAYTSVYGNTKFAVEKLAEMLRNKGCPKVVVNDLARCDMAEAVEDAFRYGKIILATTTYNAEIFPFMREFIHHLTERNFANHKIGLIENGSWAPMAAKIMKGMLENCKNCTFAENTVHIKSALNEESSAQLEALAEEFCGEYQARKSDTADKNDLRALFNIGYGLYVVTSNDGKKDNGLIVNTVTQVTNTPNRVAVTINKENYSHHVIEQTGKMNVNCLSTDAPFSVFQRFGFHTGRTVDKFEGIEEMRSDNGLRFLPQYINAFFSLKVEDYVDLGTHGMFICSIVESRVITKKETMTYTYYQNNVKPKPETEGKKGYVCKVCGYVYEGDELPDDFICPLCKHGAADFEPIE; translated from the coding sequence GATCTTTTCGAGGGCCAGTATATCGTGCCCAACGGTATGGCGTACAACTCATACGTTATCAAAGATGACAAGATCGCCGTCATGGATACTGTTGATAAGAATTTTACCCATGAGTGGCTCGACAATCTCGAGAGAGCTTTGGACGGCAGAAAGCCGGACTATCTCGTAGTCCAGCACATGGAGCCCGACCATTCGGCTAACATTGTCAACTTTGTAAAATCCTATCCTGATGCCAAGATCGTTTCTTCATCCAAGGCATTTGCCATGATGCAGAATTTCTTTGGCACGGCTTTTGAAGACAGGCAGATAGTAGTGGGCGAAGGATCCACTCTCGAGCTCGGCAGACACACATTGAATTTTGTTGCTGCACCGATGGTCCACTGGCCTGAAGTCCTCATGACTTACGATTCAGCTGACAAAGTGCTTTTCTCAGCTGACGGATTCGGCAAGTTCGGTGCTCTCGATGTTGAAGAAGACTGGGCATGCGAAGCCAGAAGATACTACATCGGCATCGTCGGAAAGTACGGCGCACAGGTTCAGTCGGTCCTGAAAAAAGCCGCAAATCTTGATATTCAGATAATCTGTCCTCTGCACGGACCTGTCCTTGCAGAGAACTTAGGTTATTACATCGGCCTTTATCAGACATGGTCAACATACCAGCAGGAGACCGAAGGCATCGTGATCGCCTATACTTCCGTTTACGGCAACACAAAGTTTGCTGTAGAGAAACTCGCTGAGATGCTCAGAAATAAAGGCTGTCCCAAGGTCGTGGTAAATGACCTCGCACGCTGTGACATGGCAGAGGCCGTTGAGGATGCTTTCCGTTACGGCAAGATAATCCTTGCGACCACGACATATAATGCCGAGATCTTCCCATTCATGCGCGAGTTCATCCATCATTTGACCGAGCGTAATTTCGCAAACCACAAGATTGGCTTGATCGAAAACGGCTCCTGGGCACCGATGGCTGCCAAGATCATGAAGGGCATGCTCGAAAACTGCAAGAACTGCACATTTGCCGAGAATACGGTCCACATCAAGTCTGCCTTAAACGAAGAGAGCTCTGCGCAGCTCGAAGCACTGGCAGAAGAGTTCTGCGGCGAGTATCAGGCAAGAAAGTCTGACACGGCTGACAAGAACGATCTGAGGGCTTTGTTCAACATCGGTTACGGCCTTTACGTCGTTACCTCAAATGACGGCAAAAAAGACAACGGTCTCATCGTCAATACCGTTACCCAGGTCACAAACACACCTAACAGGGTTGCCGTAACTATCAACAAGGAGAACTATTCGCATCACGTCATCGAGCAGACAGGCAAAATGAATGTTAACTGCCTTTCCACCGATGCACCGTTCTCTGTTTTCCAGCGCTTCGGTTTCCATACCGGAAGAACTGTGGACAAGTTTGAGGGCATCGAAGAGATGAGGTCCGATAACGGCCTGAGGTTCCTCCCGCAGTATATCAACGCGTTCTTCTCGCTCAAGGTCGAAGATTATGTCGATCTCGGTACACACGGCATGTTTATCTGCTCCATAGTTGAATCCCGCGTGATCACCAAGAAGGAGACCATGACATACACCTATTATCAGAATAACGTTAAGCCGAAGCCTGAGACAGAAGGCAAGAAGGGCTACGTCTGCAAGGTATGCGGCTATGTCTACGAAGGCGATGAACTGCCGGATGACTTCATCTGCCCGCTCTGCAAGCACGGCGCAGCTGATTTCGAACCGATCGAATAA
- a CDS encoding putative MATE family efflux protein, translating into MESAIRKRNTVVIDEKTPLLLLAGPMFLELFLNTMVNNVDTLMLSHYDEYAVGAVGNANTIMFMMNILFNVIATATSVVVAQYLGAKRFDKMNKIYTLAVLVNLVIGIVLSAAFCAANPLIMRFLHVSDEMRPYSMIYIYIVGGGGFLMAVFNVMLQILRCNGYPKIGMYVTLAINVINIGGNYLFLYGPLAPLNMGVAGVAISTVAARTFAVIAVFVFFFAKKIGKISPRYLKPFPTKLLGKMIKIGLPTAGENLTYNLYQTTLLSFINAMGNDAVNARAYCNTLIAFAMIFSNASAMSTQIITGHLVGAGKEDAAYKRVFKTLKTSMPITIALASINALLCRYTLQIFTDNENIIMLGQMIMIVDIFVEIGRCLNMTFVCSLKAAGAYIFPLLMGLMCNWGLGLTTGYLVGVVMGVGVAGIFAGTATDECIRGLIVMYYWYKKKWYGKSVVEKQKKNVLIEEST; encoded by the coding sequence ATGGAAAGCGCTATCAGAAAGAGAAATACAGTCGTTATTGACGAGAAGACTCCGCTGCTTTTACTCGCGGGGCCCATGTTTCTTGAGCTTTTCCTGAACACCATGGTAAACAACGTGGACACGCTGATGTTGAGCCACTACGACGAATATGCCGTAGGCGCTGTCGGCAATGCCAATACGATCATGTTCATGATGAACATCCTCTTTAACGTTATCGCCACTGCCACGAGCGTCGTTGTTGCGCAGTATCTCGGTGCAAAGCGCTTCGATAAGATGAACAAGATCTATACGCTCGCTGTCCTCGTAAATCTCGTAATCGGCATCGTCTTGAGCGCTGCTTTCTGCGCGGCTAATCCTCTGATAATGAGATTCCTGCACGTATCAGATGAGATGCGCCCCTACTCGATGATCTATATCTACATTGTCGGCGGCGGCGGATTCCTCATGGCGGTATTTAACGTTATGCTCCAGATCTTAAGATGCAACGGCTATCCGAAGATCGGCATGTACGTAACGCTCGCGATCAACGTCATCAACATCGGCGGAAACTACTTATTCTTATACGGTCCTCTGGCGCCTTTGAACATGGGCGTTGCAGGCGTTGCGATATCTACGGTTGCCGCAAGAACGTTCGCCGTCATCGCTGTTTTCGTATTCTTCTTCGCGAAAAAGATCGGCAAGATCTCGCCCCGTTATTTGAAGCCCTTCCCCACTAAGCTTTTGGGAAAGATGATCAAGATCGGACTTCCGACGGCAGGCGAAAACCTCACATATAACCTCTATCAGACAACGCTCCTTTCATTCATTAACGCAATGGGAAATGACGCGGTAAATGCGAGAGCTTACTGCAATACCTTGATCGCTTTTGCGATGATCTTCTCCAACGCCAGCGCGATGTCCACGCAGATAATCACGGGACACTTAGTCGGTGCCGGAAAAGAAGATGCCGCATATAAGCGCGTATTTAAGACACTTAAGACTTCGATGCCTATCACGATCGCATTGGCTTCGATCAATGCGCTCCTCTGCAGATATACACTGCAGATCTTTACTGATAACGAGAACATCATAATGCTGGGCCAGATGATCATGATCGTCGACATCTTTGTCGAGATCGGCAGGTGCCTTAACATGACATTCGTCTGCAGTCTAAAGGCGGCCGGAGCATATATCTTCCCGCTCCTCATGGGCCTTATGTGCAACTGGGGCTTAGGCCTTACGACAGGATATCTGGTCGGCGTTGTCATGGGTGTCGGTGTCGCAGGGATCTTTGCAGGAACCGCCACGGACGAATGCATCAGGGGTCTTATCGTCATGTACTACTGGTACAAGAAAAAATGGTACGGTAAATCCGTAGTCGAAAAGCAGAAAAAGAACGTGCTGATAGAAGAAAGCACATAA
- a CDS encoding lysozyme yields MRAVKKKNKIVICALSGLILFCAVICALLYSSVIHLNHPELSGYNIKGVDVSSYQGDIDWNVLAGQGIDFAYIKATEGSSTVDRCFEANWLNASKTDLRIGAYHFFSFESSGEKQAALFCSTVESVPGMLPPVIDVEFYGHFHDVNDIDVNAVKKELRSMIGILTEHYGVKPVIYVSSETYESIVKDDFSDCGIWYRSVYKSVPKDVDWTIWQYSNRHVLKGYKGTERYIDMNVFSNEGWK; encoded by the coding sequence ATGCGGGCGGTGAAGAAGAAAAACAAGATAGTAATCTGCGCTTTATCAGGCCTGATCTTATTCTGTGCCGTTATCTGCGCGCTGTTATATTCCAGTGTCATTCACTTAAATCACCCGGAACTTTCAGGCTACAATATTAAAGGCGTCGACGTATCTTCTTACCAGGGCGATATCGACTGGAATGTTTTAGCGGGTCAGGGCATTGATTTTGCTTATATTAAAGCCACCGAGGGGTCTTCTACCGTGGACCGCTGTTTCGAAGCTAACTGGCTCAATGCTTCGAAAACAGACCTCCGCATCGGAGCTTATCATTTCTTCAGTTTTGAATCGTCAGGCGAAAAGCAGGCAGCATTATTCTGCAGCACTGTAGAGAGCGTTCCCGGCATGCTCCCACCCGTCATCGACGTCGAATTTTACGGACATTTCCATGACGTTAATGATATTGATGTGAACGCAGTGAAAAAGGAGCTCCGCTCCATGATCGGCATACTCACGGAACACTATGGCGTAAAGCCTGTTATCTATGTCAGCAGCGAAACATACGAGTCGATCGTAAAAGATGATTTCAGCGACTGCGGCATCTGGTACAGGAGCGTTTATAAATCTGTTCCCAAAGACGTCGACTGGACGATATGGCAGTACTCGAACCGCCATGTTTTAAAGGGTTACAAAGGCACTGAGCGTTACATCGACATGAATGTTTTTTCGAATGAGGGATGGAAGTAG
- a CDS encoding ABC-type lipoprotein release transport system permease subunit, protein MYKLFFIAKNNLKKHKGEVAILFALMFLAAMLLFCSITLILSGDKAVSVCKDKYHAADLIVDVPQMDKEELRKIIESVDATEKCEIVPVAQIAADYYYGDMDSEDAVSFSYYIFDSSLPTYLNAFPEEFKNLKDDEIVLPYYLSYTNGIGEDYHIIIGGKDYAFKVKGYAENLYFATTMNISGFYALVSHDVFEEICGKVDPVSVQLFASCKTKEGTDIDDYDVAVQRALPSDITPFTVTIDTMNVATTAITTIASSLIIVFTLLLIVMSVIIMHFSIKNFIELNIQNIGLLQATGYTAKSLRLACITEQMIIGVIATAAGILGGVLCTDPLRYLSGMLSGLSGFDGISVPALVSTIVGIPLMVLVGSFIATRSYKKLTVLESLRSGITSHNFKKNHCPLETNRMPLSLALACKNNFGALKKSIFVILIIALLTMSTCIGFALFQNWALDNKTLLKLVGYEFSDIEAGTVGDEDFIETVSKDPAVRKVNTLTTFQSVEVSYQDKTTSLGIDVYRNVNALENNYFLEGHLPEKENEIVLTNMESDILGVTLGDIVNVKSMTGTGTVPYIVSGIDQKMNNTGKKAMMSEAGIKRINSDYQYMSALIFLNDPSKAKEVKKQLEKDYPNIQFMLGEDVIGSSIETVVKAMEGICVIFVIATCFVVILTQLLLTRAQVIRERTDLGVSKALGYTSGELIRRTLMTNMPTITIGIILGILLHIAFSNQLFLTVFSFFGIKQIIFQTDLIWFVITAALILVCALVTAFLSSRGITKLEPVRILKEE, encoded by the coding sequence ATGTACAAGTTATTTTTCATAGCAAAAAACAATTTAAAAAAGCACAAAGGCGAAGTTGCGATCCTTTTCGCACTGATGTTTCTCGCCGCTATGCTCCTGTTCTGCAGCATCACGCTGATCCTTTCAGGCGACAAGGCAGTCTCTGTATGCAAAGATAAGTATCACGCAGCAGACCTCATCGTAGACGTGCCTCAGATGGACAAAGAGGAATTGAGGAAGATAATCGAATCCGTCGATGCCACCGAAAAATGCGAGATCGTTCCGGTCGCGCAGATCGCAGCAGATTACTACTACGGCGACATGGATTCAGAAGATGCAGTATCTTTTTCCTACTACATTTTCGACTCCTCCCTGCCTACATATCTCAATGCATTTCCTGAAGAGTTCAAAAACCTGAAAGATGACGAGATAGTTCTTCCCTATTACCTCTCATATACGAACGGCATCGGCGAAGATTACCATATCATCATCGGCGGCAAGGACTATGCCTTTAAGGTAAAAGGATATGCCGAGAATCTTTATTTCGCGACAACGATGAATATCAGCGGCTTCTATGCACTTGTCAGCCACGATGTTTTCGAGGAGATCTGCGGAAAAGTCGATCCTGTAAGCGTCCAGCTTTTCGCGAGCTGCAAAACTAAAGAAGGAACCGATATAGATGATTACGATGTAGCTGTCCAGAGAGCTCTTCCCAGCGACATCACACCCTTTACGGTAACGATCGATACCATGAATGTTGCAACCACGGCTATCACCACGATCGCGAGCTCGCTCATCATCGTTTTCACATTGCTCCTCATAGTAATGTCAGTCATCATCATGCACTTCTCGATCAAGAACTTTATCGAGCTCAACATCCAGAATATCGGCCTTCTCCAGGCAACCGGATATACTGCTAAATCGCTCCGTCTGGCATGCATCACAGAGCAGATGATAATCGGTGTCATCGCAACTGCTGCAGGCATCTTAGGAGGCGTCCTCTGCACAGATCCTTTGCGCTATCTTTCAGGCATGCTCTCAGGCTTATCAGGCTTTGACGGCATCAGCGTGCCTGCTCTCGTTTCAACTATCGTAGGAATCCCTCTCATGGTCCTGGTCGGTTCTTTCATCGCAACCAGATCTTATAAGAAACTCACAGTACTGGAATCTTTGAGGAGCGGCATCACATCACACAATTTCAAGAAGAACCACTGCCCTCTTGAGACAAACCGCATGCCGTTATCTCTTGCGCTTGCCTGCAAGAACAACTTCGGTGCGCTTAAGAAGAGCATTTTCGTGATCCTCATCATCGCGCTCCTGACGATGTCCACATGCATCGGCTTCGCCCTTTTCCAGAACTGGGCACTCGACAACAAGACACTTTTGAAACTGGTCGGATATGAGTTCTCGGATATCGAGGCAGGAACAGTCGGCGACGAAGATTTTATCGAGACTGTCAGCAAAGATCCAGCAGTCAGAAAAGTAAATACATTGACGACATTCCAGTCGGTCGAGGTCTCATATCAGGATAAGACCACGTCTCTCGGCATCGACGTTTACCGCAATGTAAATGCTCTGGAAAACAACTACTTTCTTGAAGGACACCTTCCCGAAAAAGAGAACGAGATCGTTCTTACCAACATGGAATCCGATATCCTTGGTGTAACTTTAGGTGATATCGTCAATGTAAAATCAATGACCGGTACAGGAACAGTTCCCTACATTGTTTCCGGCATCGATCAGAAGATGAACAACACAGGCAAGAAGGCCATGATGAGTGAAGCAGGCATCAAGCGTATCAACTCTGATTACCAGTACATGTCAGCACTCATTTTCCTTAACGATCCTTCCAAAGCGAAAGAGGTTAAGAAGCAGTTGGAGAAAGACTATCCTAATATCCAGTTCATGCTTGGTGAAGACGTTATCGGTTCATCCATCGAGACAGTCGTTAAAGCCATGGAAGGCATCTGCGTGATCTTCGTCATCGCAACATGCTTTGTCGTAATCCTCACCCAGCTCCTGCTCACCAGGGCTCAGGTCATCCGCGAGAGAACTGACCTCGGCGTATCAAAGGCATTAGGCTACACCTCCGGCGAACTGATCAGAAGGACCCTCATGACAAACATGCCGACCATCACCATCGGTATCATCCTCGGCATCCTCCTGCACATCGCCTTCTCGAACCAGCTGTTCCTCACGGTCTTCTCCTTCTTCGGGATCAAGCAGATCATCTTCCAGACTGATCTTATCTGGTTCGTAATAACAGCAGCTCTCATCCTCGTCTGCGCACTGGTTACCGCATTCCTGAGCAGCAGAGGAATCACCAAGTTGGAACCTGTAAGAATACTTAAAGAGGAATAA
- a CDS encoding putative ABC transport system ATP-binding protein, producing the protein MNTAILKATDLCKTFSNESVQQHVLKNLNIEIRKGDFTVIMGDSGAGKSTLLYSLSGMDRPSLGSITYGNEEISRYNNDKLALFRRKHCGFVFQQNYLNDTMSVLDNIIVSGLLKSRDRKAIAARAKELLGQVGLDEKCYNKFPNQLSGGEKQRVALVRSVINEPEILFADEPTGALNSQNTEAVLDVLTEMNRKGQSIVMVTHTVTAAERGNRILYLRDGVICDEISLSPYNGADKERHKELRNFLSDMGW; encoded by the coding sequence ATGAATACAGCAATACTTAAAGCTACAGACCTCTGCAAGACATTCTCCAACGAGAGCGTACAGCAGCACGTATTAAAGAACCTCAACATCGAGATCAGGAAGGGCGACTTCACGGTAATAATGGGAGACTCCGGCGCCGGCAAGAGCACACTCCTTTATTCCCTCTCCGGAATGGACCGTCCGAGTCTGGGTTCCATCACATACGGCAACGAAGAGATCTCAAGATACAACAACGATAAGCTCGCGCTCTTCAGAAGAAAGCACTGCGGCTTCGTCTTCCAGCAGAACTACTTAAACGACACCATGAGCGTCTTGGATAACATCATCGTTTCAGGCCTCCTTAAGAGCCGCGACAGAAAAGCTATCGCAGCACGTGCCAAGGAACTCTTAGGTCAGGTAGGACTTGATGAGAAGTGCTACAACAAATTCCCTAACCAGTTATCCGGTGGCGAAAAGCAGAGAGTTGCACTCGTAAGATCAGTTATCAACGAACCTGAGATCCTCTTTGCCGATGAGCCTACAGGCGCTTTGAACTCACAGAACACCGAAGCGGTCTTAGATGTCCTCACAGAGATGAACAGAAAAGGCCAGAGCATCGTAATGGTAACGCACACTGTCACGGCAGCTGAAAGAGGCAACAGGATCCTCTATTTAAGAGACGGCGTTATCTGCGACGAGATCTCACTCTCGCCTTACAACGGCGCTGACAAAGAGCGTCACAAGGAACTCCGCAATTTCCTTTCCGACATGGGGTGGTAA
- a CDS encoding two-component system response regulator RegX3: protein MNYNCLIIDDELDLSRMTQEYFEMFGVTCAVCASSEECLSFLKDNTADIFLLDINLGNESGFALCKTLREKYDTPILFISARQSDDDVLVALNIGGDDYIKKPYTLSVLLAKVKVQLKRLEAVKQAGAPKAETTDEIFTIDPATMSCTADGKTVSLKSKEFQLLSCLYEHKNTIVTKETLFDEVWGDSFYSDSTLNVHIRRLREKIEKDPNEPRFIKTVWGTGYILETN, encoded by the coding sequence ATGAACTACAACTGTTTGATAATTGACGATGAATTGGACCTTTCCCGCATGACGCAGGAATACTTCGAGATGTTCGGAGTAACCTGTGCAGTGTGCGCGTCTTCTGAAGAATGCCTTTCTTTTTTGAAAGATAATACCGCTGATATATTCCTTTTGGACATCAATCTCGGCAACGAGAGCGGCTTTGCGCTCTGCAAGACCCTGCGCGAAAAGTATGACACGCCGATCCTCTTTATCTCTGCGCGCCAGAGCGATGACGACGTGCTCGTGGCGCTCAACATCGGCGGCGACGACTATATAAAGAAGCCTTATACATTAAGCGTTCTGCTCGCCAAAGTTAAGGTCCAGCTCAAAAGGCTTGAGGCCGTAAAGCAGGCGGGCGCTCCCAAGGCTGAAACCACTGATGAGATCTTTACGATCGATCCTGCCACAATGAGCTGCACCGCAGACGGAAAGACTGTATCTCTCAAATCCAAAGAATTCCAGCTTCTTTCCTGCCTCTATGAACATAAGAATACGATAGTTACAAAAGAGACCCTTTTCGATGAAGTTTGGGGCGACTCATTCTATTCGGACAGCACGCTGAACGTTCATATCAGGCGCCTTCGCGAAAAGATCGAAAAGGACCCCAATGAGCCCAGGTTCATTAAGACCGTCTGGGGCACAGGTTATATCCTGGAGACAAACTGA
- a CDS encoding signal transduction histidine kinase — protein sequence MKIKVIAVVYSLVILLTGFILLNMQGRETALSIDLLELNTKRGEIEEELHAGNDIQSVEQKYGCEIVLVTDNDYQSTNNRFIKDGMSVFDYNEDGKIAGKIAFDVRSSEYSKIIKMSGTEMLITLGAAYFAGMLLLFAVWYFYIKPFRKLTDFAANVSKGNLDVPLNIYRHNYFGAFTESFDRMRDALKRSKEREDAANRSKKELVAELSHDIKTPVATIKATCEVMEIKYKDPDVLEKVKVIKSKASSVESLVDNMFRATLDDLEELKVTPREESSLIIDSMFNDLRFYGTVERKSDIPECLILIDKLRLEQVIDNIAGNSFKYAGTPLEVDFRSDKENIYVILSDRGPGVPEDELAMLTTKFYRGSDASESGKEGSGLGLYLASQFMEKMGGGLELKNREGGGFTAEIIIKKVS from the coding sequence ATGAAGATCAAGGTAATCGCGGTCGTTTATTCCCTCGTGATCCTTTTAACAGGCTTTATCCTGTTGAACATGCAGGGCAGGGAAACGGCTCTTTCAATAGATCTTTTAGAGCTGAATACAAAACGCGGCGAGATCGAAGAAGAGCTCCATGCAGGAAATGACATACAGTCTGTCGAGCAAAAATACGGCTGTGAAATAGTCCTGGTCACAGATAACGATTATCAGTCCACGAATAACCGCTTCATAAAAGACGGCATGTCTGTTTTTGATTATAACGAGGACGGAAAGATCGCGGGAAAGATCGCTTTTGATGTCAGGAGCAGTGAATATTCCAAAATAATAAAGATGTCCGGAACGGAGATGCTGATCACGCTCGGAGCGGCTTATTTTGCAGGCATGCTCCTGCTCTTTGCCGTATGGTATTTCTATATCAAGCCGTTCAGGAAACTCACGGATTTTGCAGCGAATGTTTCCAAAGGCAACCTTGATGTTCCGCTCAACATTTACAGGCATAATTATTTCGGCGCATTCACCGAATCTTTTGACCGCATGAGAGATGCGCTTAAACGCTCAAAAGAGCGCGAAGATGCAGCAAACAGAAGCAAAAAAGAGCTCGTCGCAGAACTTTCCCACGACATCAAGACGCCTGTTGCCACGATCAAGGCAACATGCGAAGTAATGGAGATCAAGTATAAAGATCCTGATGTCCTTGAAAAAGTTAAGGTCATAAAGTCCAAGGCATCTTCCGTCGAATCGCTCGTCGACAATATGTTCCGCGCGACATTGGACGACCTGGAGGAACTGAAGGTCACGCCCAGGGAAGAGAGCTCGCTCATAATAGATTCGATGTTTAACGACCTGCGTTTCTACGGAACGGTCGAGCGCAAGTCGGATATCCCTGAATGCCTTATCCTTATTGATAAACTGAGGCTCGAGCAGGTAATAGACAACATTGCAGGCAATTCTTTTAAGTATGCCGGAACGCCTTTGGAAGTTGATTTCAGGTCCGATAAGGAAAACATCTATGTCATCCTGTCTGACAGGGGTCCCGGCGTTCCCGAAGATGAGCTCGCAATGCTTACAACAAAATTCTACAGAGGTTCTGACGCGTCAGAATCCGGCAAGGAAGGAAGCGGCTTAGGCCTTTATCTCGCATCGCAGTTCATGGAAAAGATGGGCGGCGGGTTAGAGCTCAAAAACCGCGAAGGCGGAGGCTTTACGGCTGAGATAATCATTAAGAAAGTGTCTTGA
- a CDS encoding glyoxylase-like metal-dependent hydrolase (beta-lactamase superfamily II): MELKKLTEHIWYMPHETDRDRPNLGYVLGSNWSLAIDAGHSEEHTKQFYSLLEKENLPLPSLTVLTHWHWDHTFGMHSINGRSLANKKTNKYLQDFKAKIDAEGPSFFLAMNESIRNEYKDGKKVIVVPADMVFNGSMTLDLGGVSVIVKETEAPHTDDSTVVYVAEDKVLFLGDSTCGDVPGSTRKKLELCKKLDETIRSFAPEICVEGHWVPVETEDTLKDLMEDAV, encoded by the coding sequence ATGGAACTTAAAAAACTTACTGAACACATTTGGTATATGCCGCACGAGACTGACCGTGACCGCCCAAACTTAGGATATGTATTGGGCAGCAACTGGAGCCTTGCGATCGATGCAGGGCATTCTGAAGAGCACACTAAGCAGTTCTATTCGCTTCTCGAAAAAGAGAATCTTCCGCTCCCGTCTCTTACTGTCCTTACGCACTGGCACTGGGACCATACTTTCGGAATGCATTCGATAAACGGCCGGAGCCTTGCAAATAAGAAAACTAATAAGTACCTTCAGGATTTCAAGGCAAAGATAGATGCAGAAGGTCCTTCATTTTTCCTTGCCATGAACGAGAGCATCAGGAACGAATATAAAGACGGCAAGAAAGTTATCGTAGTTCCTGCGGACATGGTTTTCAATGGCTCCATGACGCTTGATCTGGGCGGCGTAAGTGTCATTGTGAAGGAGACTGAAGCTCCGCACACGGATGATTCCACAGTCGTTTATGTCGCAGAAGACAAGGTCCTGTTTTTGGGCGATTCCACATGCGGCGATGTTCCGGGCAGCACAAGAAAGAAGCTTGAACTTTGTAAAAAGCTTGATGAAACGATCAGGAGTTTTGCTCCCGAGATCTGTGTCGAAGGACACTGGGTGCCTGTCGAGACTGAGGATACGTTAAAAGACCTCATGGAAGATGCGGTGTGA